A part of Mucilaginibacter defluvii genomic DNA contains:
- a CDS encoding CocE/NonD family hydrolase: MKKITLMFLTAMLVCHIAFAQQAYVKEHFNKKDVYITMRDGVRLFTSIYIPKDASKQNKYPILMQRTCYSVGPYGPDKYPGRLGPSSEIMKEGYIFVYQDVRGRYKSEGTWTNMTPVIDNKKGKTDVDEGSDTYDTIDWLIKNVIGNNGRVGQYGISYPGFYTAAGILSNHPALKASSPGAPISDFWFDDFHHNGAFIEGYFFTFPVFGVPKGKADTTGASWFANKMINPGTRDGYQFLLDLGPLKNADKYYKDNFFWQETIDHPNYDEFWQKRGLLKHFNNKSKTAVMTVGGWFDAEDLSGPLNIYKTIEKKNPSAYNTIVMGPFGHGRWSQETGHTLHSNVYFGDSIATFYQKEIEAKFFRHFLKGKGDKATGLPEAYMFNTGKKEWATFDKWPAANAEHKKFYLAADGKLTDTQPATPGSMSYISDPMKPVPYTEDNSSTMGFTPFNYMSEDQRFAGRRPDVLVYQTDVLTDDITLGGEIMANLKIATTGTDADFIVKLIDVYPPDEANHAFMPNKSIILSNYWQMVRSEVMPARFRKSFEKPEALFAGQKADVNFRLQDVLHTFKKGHRIMIQVQSTWFPIVARNPQKFVENPYKANESDYIKATETVFNDSFIDVQILK, from the coding sequence GTGAAAAAAATTACCCTGATGTTTTTAACGGCGATGTTAGTATGCCATATCGCCTTTGCACAGCAAGCCTACGTTAAGGAGCACTTTAACAAAAAGGATGTTTACATCACCATGCGTGATGGGGTGAGGCTGTTTACCTCTATCTATATCCCTAAAGATGCCTCAAAGCAAAACAAATATCCTATACTGATGCAGCGCACCTGCTACAGTGTTGGCCCGTATGGCCCCGACAAATACCCCGGAAGGCTTGGCCCTTCTTCCGAGATCATGAAAGAGGGTTATATTTTTGTTTACCAGGATGTGCGCGGCCGTTATAAAAGCGAAGGCACCTGGACGAACATGACCCCGGTTATCGACAATAAAAAAGGCAAGACAGATGTGGACGAAGGTTCAGATACGTATGACACCATCGACTGGCTGATCAAAAACGTTATCGGCAATAATGGCCGTGTGGGGCAATACGGTATATCGTACCCTGGGTTTTATACCGCGGCGGGTATTTTGTCCAACCACCCGGCGTTGAAAGCCTCCTCACCGGGAGCGCCTATATCCGATTTTTGGTTTGATGATTTCCACCACAACGGCGCTTTTATTGAGGGTTATTTTTTCACCTTCCCGGTATTTGGTGTGCCTAAAGGCAAGGCCGATACTACCGGCGCGTCATGGTTCGCCAATAAAATGATCAATCCCGGCACACGCGATGGCTATCAGTTTTTGCTTGACTTAGGTCCGCTAAAAAATGCCGATAAATACTACAAAGACAACTTTTTTTGGCAGGAAACCATTGATCACCCCAATTACGATGAATTTTGGCAGAAGCGTGGGTTGTTAAAACATTTCAACAACAAATCAAAAACCGCGGTAATGACCGTTGGCGGCTGGTTTGATGCCGAGGATCTTTCAGGCCCGCTGAACATCTACAAAACTATCGAGAAAAAGAATCCATCAGCGTATAATACTATTGTGATGGGGCCTTTTGGGCATGGGCGCTGGTCGCAGGAAACTGGCCATACGCTGCACAGCAACGTATACTTTGGCGATAGCATAGCTACCTTTTATCAAAAGGAGATAGAGGCTAAATTTTTCAGGCACTTTTTAAAGGGCAAAGGCGATAAAGCTACCGGCCTGCCCGAAGCTTACATGTTTAATACCGGCAAAAAGGAATGGGCTACCTTTGATAAATGGCCTGCTGCCAATGCCGAACACAAAAAGTTCTATTTAGCTGCCGACGGTAAACTAACTGATACGCAGCCAGCCACACCGGGTTCCATGAGCTACATCAGCGACCCGATGAAACCCGTACCTTATACCGAGGACAACTCCAGCACTATGGGTTTTACGCCGTTTAATTATATGAGCGAGGATCAGCGTTTTGCTGGCCGCAGGCCGGACGTACTGGTTTATCAAACCGATGTATTAACGGATGATATTACCCTTGGCGGCGAGATTATGGCCAACCTTAAAATTGCCACCACCGGTACCGATGCTGACTTTATTGTAAAGTTGATAGACGTTTACCCGCCCGATGAGGCTAACCATGCCTTTATGCCGAATAAGAGCATTATTCTGAGCAACTACTGGCAAATGGTACGGTCGGAAGTGATGCCGGCACGTTTTCGCAAGAGCTTTGAAAAACCGGAAGCACTGTTTGCCGGGCAAAAGGCTGATGTGAACTTTCGCTTGCAGGATGTGCTGCACACCTTTAAAAAAGGCCACCGTATCATGATACAGGTGCAAAGCACCTGGTTCCCGATAGTGGCGCGTAACCCGCAAAAATTTGTAGAGAATCCATACAAAGCCAACGAAAGCGATTACATAAAAGCTACCGAAACCGTATTTAACGATAGCTTTATTGATGTACAGATATTAAAATAA
- a CDS encoding 5' nucleotidase, NT5C type, translated as MERKLRLAIDMDEVLADTIGKFITVYEQRHQTTVKLDDLPGKEFREVLPEEIRDTLRKYINEPGFFRDIPVMEGAYEVVEKLHEKYDLYIVSAAMEFKNSLADKLEWLNEHFPFISWTNIVFCGHKIVDVDIMIDDRIKNFVNFEGRKLLFTSPHNLNIHDYERVNNWKEVANLLL; from the coding sequence ATGGAGAGAAAACTGCGACTTGCCATTGATATGGACGAGGTACTGGCCGACACCATTGGCAAATTTATAACCGTGTACGAACAGCGGCATCAAACTACCGTTAAACTGGACGACCTGCCCGGTAAAGAATTCCGCGAGGTATTGCCCGAAGAAATACGCGATACCCTGCGCAAATACATTAATGAGCCGGGCTTTTTCAGGGACATTCCGGTTATGGAAGGTGCTTATGAAGTGGTTGAAAAACTGCACGAAAAGTATGACTTGTACATTGTATCGGCGGCTATGGAGTTCAAAAACTCCTTGGCCGACAAGCTGGAATGGCTGAATGAACATTTCCCATTCATCTCATGGACCAATATCGTTTTCTGCGGACATAAGATTGTGGATGTAGATATTATGATTGACGACCGTATTAAAAACTTTGTAAATTTCGAGGGCCGCAAATTGCTGTTTACTTCGCCGCATAACCTGAATATTCATGATTATGAACGGGTAAATAACTGGAAAGAAGTGGCCAATTTGCTACTGTAA
- the rimM gene encoding ribosome maturation factor RimM (Essential for efficient processing of 16S rRNA), which translates to MSKQENFRIGTISKTRGLKGEMQLYVDFDGLNAIKFNSLFVEIAGKQVPYFVASIKYPMQNVAYLNLEDVDTIEKASTLVKKDVYLAGKLKPKKKKDEFTLMDVKGFIAIDDNHGELGEITDVLEYPQQIIATVRYNNREVLFPLNEAIIKGINTEDGELYIELPEGLLDVYME; encoded by the coding sequence ATGAGTAAACAGGAAAACTTCAGGATAGGTACCATATCAAAAACCCGCGGACTAAAAGGCGAAATGCAACTCTATGTTGACTTTGATGGCCTTAATGCCATTAAGTTTAATTCGCTGTTTGTGGAGATAGCCGGCAAGCAGGTGCCATACTTTGTGGCATCCATTAAATACCCCATGCAAAACGTGGCCTACCTTAACCTGGAGGATGTGGATACTATTGAAAAGGCATCAACCCTGGTAAAAAAGGATGTGTACCTGGCCGGTAAGTTAAAGCCAAAAAAGAAAAAGGACGAATTCACGCTGATGGATGTTAAGGGCTTTATCGCTATTGATGACAACCACGGTGAGCTTGGCGAAATAACCGATGTGCTGGAATACCCGCAGCAGATCATTGCAACCGTGCGTTACAATAACCGGGAGGTACTCTTCCCACTTAACGAGGCTATCATTAAGGGCATCAATACCGAGGACGGTGAATTGTACATCGAGTTACCGGAAGGATTGCTTGACGTTTATATGGAATAA
- the trmD gene encoding tRNA (guanosine(37)-N1)-methyltransferase TrmD, with product MRFDILTVLPGLLESPFAHSILLRAQKKGIAEIHVHNLRDYATNKHKSVDDYPYGGGSGMVMMIEPFAACIEKLKAEREYDEVIFMTPDGETLNQNIANQLSVKGNIMILCGHYKGIDQRVRDLYVTREMSIGDYVLSGGELPAAVLVDSVVRLIPGVLSDETSALSDSFQGDLLDAPVYTRPADWNGHKVPDILLSGNTPEIEKWRFEQALERTKARRPDLLNE from the coding sequence ATGCGTTTTGATATCCTCACCGTTTTGCCGGGTTTGCTCGAAAGTCCTTTTGCACATTCTATTTTGTTGCGTGCGCAAAAAAAGGGCATAGCCGAAATACACGTACACAACCTGCGCGATTATGCCACCAACAAGCATAAAAGTGTTGACGACTACCCCTACGGCGGCGGCAGCGGTATGGTGATGATGATTGAGCCCTTTGCGGCCTGTATCGAAAAACTAAAGGCTGAACGCGAATATGACGAGGTGATATTTATGACCCCTGACGGCGAAACCCTTAACCAGAATATTGCCAACCAGCTATCGGTAAAAGGCAACATCATGATACTCTGCGGGCACTATAAGGGGATAGACCAGCGTGTGCGCGATCTGTATGTTACTCGCGAGATGAGTATTGGCGATTATGTACTATCGGGTGGTGAGCTGCCCGCGGCGGTATTGGTTGACAGTGTTGTACGGTTAATACCCGGTGTGCTGAGTGACGAAACCTCGGCCTTGTCCGACTCCTTTCAGGGCGACCTGCTGGATGCTCCGGTTTACACCCGCCCGGCCGACTGGAACGGCCATAAGGTGCCCGATATTTTACTGAGCGGCAACACGCCCGAAATTGAGAAATGGCGGTTCGAGCAGGCTTTGGAGCGTACCAAAGCCCGCCGTCCTGACCTTTTGAATGAGTAA
- a CDS encoding 30S ribosomal protein S16 — translation MATKIRLQRHGKKGKPFYYIVVADSRAPRDGRFIERLGSYNPNTNPATIDINFDKAFEWVDSGAQPTDTCRAILSYKGVLYKKHLKGGVTKGALTQEQADAKFAEWVDQKEGKITGKKSNLATAKDDARKAALAAEAKKNEDRAAAIAAKNAPVAEEEAPATEEAAETATEETSENAE, via the coding sequence ATGGCAACTAAAATCAGATTGCAAAGACATGGTAAAAAAGGCAAGCCTTTTTACTACATTGTGGTAGCCGACTCACGCGCTCCACGCGATGGCCGTTTTATTGAGCGTTTAGGTTCATACAACCCAAACACTAACCCGGCTACTATCGACATCAACTTTGACAAAGCTTTTGAATGGGTTGACAGTGGTGCACAACCAACTGATACCTGCCGCGCTATCCTTTCATACAAAGGTGTTTTATACAAAAAACACTTAAAAGGTGGTGTAACTAAAGGCGCTTTAACTCAGGAACAAGCTGATGCTAAATTTGCTGAGTGGGTTGACCAGAAAGAAGGCAAGATTACAGGTAAAAAATCAAACCTGGCTACCGCTAAGGATGATGCCCGTAAAGCCGCTTTAGCTGCCGAAGCTAAAAAGAATGAAGACAGAGCTGCCGCAATTGCCGCTAAAAATGCTCCTGTAGCCGAAGAAGAAGCTCCTGCAACTGAAGAAGCTGCTGAAACTGCTACTGAAGAAACAAGCGAAAACGCTGAATAA
- a CDS encoding M1 family metallopeptidase, whose translation MRKTLLLLAACGTMISTASAQLMKKKNDFTRADTLRGMLTPLRTCYDINYYHLDVKFNIDQKFISGSNLFKFTATVDFTKLQFDLYDNLKVEKVTYKGKEVPFAREFNAVYVTFPKAIKKGNKDEFTVYYSGNPTIAKNAPWDGGVVFTADSLGKPWVATACQGAGASIWWPNKDHQADEVDSMLISISVPKGLKDVSNGRLRKVTQLKDGYTRFDWAVKNPINNYDVAANIGDYANWTDSYAGEKGKLDLSFWVLSYNLAKAKVHFAEDVKPMLKAFEHWFGPYPFYEDSYKLVETPHLGMEHQSAVAYGNKYKKGYLGGDMSGTGYGTKWDYIIVHESGHEWFGNNITSKDIADMWIHESFTTYSEGIYTESRWGKQAGQEYIHGQRTGISNDGPIVGPYDVNKEGSGDMYPKGANVLNMIRTIINDDEKWRGILRGLGKTFYHKTVTYDEVTKYISEQAGIDLSTVFEQYLKHGNLPMLELVDVRGKIYARWIAETPRFAMPVRIRVKGGEYKMVNVNKRLSPLTLDGATKDNVEVDTFNYYIGVLQE comes from the coding sequence ATGCGCAAAACCTTATTACTATTAGCGGCCTGCGGCACGATGATCAGCACCGCTTCGGCCCAGTTAATGAAGAAAAAGAACGACTTTACCCGTGCCGATACACTGCGCGGTATGCTTACGCCGCTGCGTACCTGTTACGATATTAATTACTATCACCTGGATGTTAAGTTTAATATCGATCAAAAATTCATCAGCGGAAGCAACCTGTTTAAATTTACGGCTACTGTTGATTTTACCAAATTACAGTTTGACCTGTATGATAACCTTAAAGTTGAAAAGGTAACTTATAAAGGTAAAGAGGTGCCTTTTGCCCGGGAATTTAATGCGGTGTATGTTACCTTCCCGAAGGCCATCAAAAAAGGCAACAAGGATGAGTTTACCGTTTATTATTCAGGTAATCCAACCATCGCCAAAAATGCCCCCTGGGATGGCGGCGTAGTGTTTACGGCCGACTCATTGGGCAAACCCTGGGTAGCAACAGCCTGCCAGGGCGCGGGTGCCAGCATCTGGTGGCCCAATAAGGACCATCAGGCCGACGAGGTGGATAGTATGCTTATCAGCATCAGCGTACCAAAAGGTTTAAAGGATGTATCAAACGGACGCTTACGTAAGGTAACGCAATTAAAGGACGGATACACCCGTTTCGACTGGGCGGTTAAAAATCCGATCAACAATTATGATGTGGCCGCCAATATTGGCGATTATGCCAACTGGACAGACAGCTATGCCGGCGAAAAAGGCAAGCTCGACCTGAGCTTTTGGGTATTGAGCTACAACCTGGCCAAAGCTAAGGTTCATTTTGCCGAAGATGTAAAACCTATGCTTAAAGCTTTTGAACATTGGTTTGGCCCGTATCCATTTTACGAGGATAGCTACAAACTGGTTGAAACCCCTCACCTGGGCATGGAACACCAAAGCGCTGTAGCCTATGGCAACAAATACAAAAAGGGTTATTTGGGAGGCGATATGTCGGGCACCGGATATGGCACCAAGTGGGACTATATTATTGTGCACGAGAGTGGCCACGAATGGTTTGGCAATAACATTACCTCAAAGGATATTGCCGATATGTGGATACACGAGAGCTTTACCACTTACAGCGAAGGTATTTATACCGAGAGCCGCTGGGGCAAGCAAGCCGGGCAGGAGTATATACACGGGCAGCGTACAGGCATATCAAACGATGGCCCTATTGTTGGCCCCTATGATGTGAATAAGGAAGGATCAGGCGATATGTACCCTAAAGGTGCCAACGTGCTGAACATGATACGTACCATTATTAACGATGATGAAAAATGGCGCGGTATATTACGTGGCCTGGGCAAAACCTTCTACCACAAAACGGTTACTTATGATGAGGTGACCAAATACATCAGCGAACAGGCGGGCATTGACCTATCGACCGTATTTGAGCAGTATTTGAAACATGGCAACCTGCCCATGCTTGAACTGGTAGATGTTCGCGGCAAAATATATGCCCGCTGGATTGCTGAAACACCACGTTTTGCTATGCCCGTACGCATCCGCGTAAAAGGTGGCGAATATAAAATGGTGAATGTTAATAAGCGTTTATCACCACTTACGCTTGATGGCGCTACAAAAGATAATGTTGAGGTGGATACCTTTAATTACTACATAGGCGTATTGCAGGAATAA
- a CDS encoding helix-turn-helix transcriptional regulator — protein MKNNLRVERAIKNMTQGELAELIGVSRQTINTIESNKYVPSTVLALKIARVFEKPVENIFILEEED, from the coding sequence ATGAAGAACAACCTGCGCGTAGAGCGCGCCATCAAAAACATGACCCAGGGTGAACTGGCCGAACTGATCGGCGTGTCGCGCCAAACCATAAATACCATCGAGAGCAATAAATACGTCCCCTCAACTGTGCTGGCCCTTAAAATTGCCCGCGTATTTGAAAAACCGGTTGAAAATATTTTTATATTGGAAGAGGAGGATTGA